A DNA window from Methanocorpusculum sp. contains the following coding sequences:
- a CDS encoding type IV pilin has protein sequence MIIKHTTKKDNAVSPVVGVMLMLVVTIIIAAVVAAFAGGVVTTTDKAPFAVIKATYSQSSGLLLTEISGDVLSGVDVYVRPGDGFSSSYSKLAWKTLSSVTLSPGSVTEVAAVNIQPATDGAPNSGVNSGENDGKNSGYGFNNATKSVGKFIEVDIYKNGKVVATTTTAISA, from the coding sequence ATGATCATAAAACATACCACTAAAAAAGATAATGCGGTCTCACCGGTTGTCGGCGTTATGCTGATGCTGGTTGTCACCATCATCATCGCAGCAGTTGTCGCCGCGTTTGCCGGAGGAGTCGTAACCACTACGGACAAAGCTCCTTTTGCTGTGATTAAAGCAACTTACAGTCAGAGTTCAGGTCTTCTCCTTACTGAAATCAGCGGCGACGTTCTGAGCGGTGTCGATGTTTATGTACGTCCGGGAGACGGCTTTAGTTCTTCATATAGTAAACTGGCTTGGAAAACCTTGTCTAGTGTTACTCTCAGTCCAGGTTCAGTCACTGAAGTTGCAGCGGTCAATATCCAGCCGGCAACAGATGGTGCACCGAATTCCGGAGTAAATAGCGGAGAGAACGATGGGAAAAATTCGGGTTATGGATTTAACAATGCAACAAAATCAGTTGGTAAGTTCATTGAGGTGGATATCTATAAGAACGGGAAAGTCGTAGCTACAACAACAACCGCGATTTCCGCATAA
- a CDS encoding type IV pilin N-terminal domain-containing protein encodes MLMLVVTIILAAVVASFAGGLSTSTEATPMVTFGADYSRTDGLLMTINSISSGSVDTEDLIIQVSQVGSTTQFIDVPSTYFTSSTDNLKAGTVLTSSIVNLKAAILAYDGGDVLKAGYITAADTYDITGEEFTVRLVYDGAIIGTKRVTISA; translated from the coding sequence ATGCTGATGCTCGTGGTCACGATCATTCTTGCTGCAGTTGTTGCCAGTTTTGCCGGAGGACTTAGCACTTCGACGGAAGCTACACCCATGGTAACATTTGGTGCAGATTACAGCCGAACCGACGGTCTGCTAATGACGATCAACAGTATTTCTTCAGGTTCCGTCGACACTGAAGATTTGATCATTCAGGTTTCACAAGTTGGAAGTACCACGCAGTTCATCGATGTTCCAAGTACTTACTTCACATCATCTACGGATAACCTGAAAGCAGGAACGGTTTTAACTTCTTCAATAGTAAATCTGAAAGCTGCAATTCTCGCATATGATGGCGGGGATGTGTTAAAAGCTGGATATATCACCGCAGCGGATACGTATGACATCACCGGTGAAGAATTTACCGTCAGGCTTGTTTATGATGGTGCAATTATTGGTACCAAGAGAGTGACCATCAGCGCCTGA
- a CDS encoding type IV pilin N-terminal domain-containing protein, with protein sequence MNQKRTYKKHENAVSPVVGVMLMLVVTIIIAAVVSGVAGGLIQDVSQAPSLSANVEATTDGVTLAVNAISEPIDTSDLELIFAITNTTGAVFTDSVSDATGSGTGITAANKDFGNFVLYGGTTINVDDLSGIAGINTRIYNLTDAVTEFGTAAIWSDMAYPCDENGTQVDYSTWEPGDSTPSYWSNGTVTAQNDGTWSAYSKLGNPYGVPEVYAYYMVEFTDDWSSGSKNPWTVKYAADSLSALERGDKMTISIVHTPSGQTIFSKDVVVS encoded by the coding sequence ATGAATCAAAAAAGAACATACAAAAAACACGAAAATGCAGTGTCACCCGTCGTCGGCGTTATGCTGATGCTCGTTGTCACAATTATTATTGCGGCAGTCGTATCAGGTGTTGCCGGCGGGCTGATCCAGGATGTCTCGCAGGCACCTTCCTTATCTGCGAATGTAGAAGCGACGACAGACGGTGTTACACTGGCAGTAAATGCGATCAGTGAACCGATCGACACAAGTGATTTAGAGCTTATTTTTGCCATCACGAATACAACTGGTGCGGTTTTTACCGACTCGGTGTCTGATGCAACAGGATCTGGGACAGGTATCACCGCTGCAAACAAAGACTTTGGAAATTTTGTCCTTTACGGCGGAACGACAATTAATGTAGATGATCTCTCTGGCATAGCCGGTATCAATACTAGAATCTATAATCTTACAGATGCTGTGACCGAATTTGGGACGGCTGCCATCTGGAGCGACATGGCATATCCCTGCGATGAGAATGGAACCCAGGTAGATTACTCGACTTGGGAACCCGGAGATTCAACACCCAGCTACTGGAGTAATGGAACCGTAACTGCACAAAACGATGGTACATGGAGTGCCTATTCGAAACTTGGTAATCCTTATGGTGTTCCTGAGGTTTATGCATATTATATGGTTGAATTCACAGATGACTGGTCATCAGGTTCTAAAAATCCATGGACGGTGAAGTATGCAGCAGATTCCTTATCTGCTCTCGAAAGAGGAGATAAGATGACCATTTCTATCGTTCATACTCCAAGCGGCCAGACGATATTCTCGAAAGATGTGGTGGTGAGCTAA
- a CDS encoding type IV pilin N-terminal domain-containing protein, translating to MIQKRINEDAVSPVVGVMLMLVVTIIIAAIVASFASGLGGGVSGTPTAVFTVSDVTTSSNNLNDVVFTHKGGDTLALGKIAVQLQSFGQTVEFTNANGKVTGNNAISIGDTLTVDASTTYFDQGSQISYKIIDLTSGNAIASGTFVVP from the coding sequence ATGATTCAAAAGAGAATAAATGAAGATGCAGTATCACCTGTTGTTGGCGTTATGCTGATGCTTGTCGTGACAATTATTATCGCTGCAATTGTTGCATCTTTTGCCAGCGGACTTGGAGGCGGGGTGAGTGGTACACCAACAGCTGTATTTACTGTTAGTGATGTTACTACCTCTAGTAATAACCTTAATGATGTTGTATTCACCCACAAAGGTGGCGATACACTTGCATTGGGCAAAATCGCAGTTCAACTTCAGTCTTTTGGTCAGACGGTTGAATTTACGAATGCCAATGGAAAAGTGACGGGTAATAATGCAATAAGTATTGGTGATACACTTACTGTGGATGCTTCTACCACATACTTTGATCAAGGTAGTCAGATATCCTACAAGATAATTGATCTCACCAGCGGTAATGCTATTGCTTCCGGTACATTCGTAGTTCCGTAA
- a CDS encoding type IV pilin N-terminal domain-containing protein — MNSIQKRTEQRDGAVSPVVGVMLMLVVTIIIAAVVASFAGGLVTNTEAAPVASLDVNIYSADYLQMSAAYSGNYAPDFTIDHLGGDSLNTADLKLVFHWTNKTTSESYTATYTYGNATGVRPITYESVDYLGNLTNGSTGSALYVNDENYASSTTQWGNVTISTGDHVQTFANYLTMTVDHTGSPFMDALFGSGVMDETGYTESTNSGLPTCTYSGGVMDGWLTKGNAVQVTILHVPSGQAIYDKEVYVQ; from the coding sequence ATGAATTCAATTCAGAAAAGAACAGAACAAAGAGACGGCGCAGTTTCGCCGGTTGTCGGTGTTATGCTGATGCTTGTCGTAACGATCATCATTGCGGCCGTGGTCGCGTCATTTGCAGGAGGTTTGGTAACAAACACGGAAGCAGCACCGGTTGCATCACTTGATGTGAATATATATAGTGCTGACTATCTTCAAATGTCAGCTGCATATTCTGGAAATTATGCCCCAGATTTCACCATTGATCATCTTGGGGGGGATTCCCTGAATACAGCTGATTTGAAACTTGTTTTCCATTGGACCAACAAAACTACAAGTGAGTCTTACACTGCTACGTACACTTACGGTAATGCGACAGGTGTTAGACCAATTACATATGAATCTGTAGATTATCTGGGTAATCTAACTAATGGTTCTACCGGATCTGCACTCTACGTAAATGATGAAAACTATGCATCATCCACCACACAATGGGGCAATGTAACTATTTCCACTGGTGATCATGTCCAGACCTTTGCAAACTATCTGACAATGACTGTTGATCACACTGGATCTCCATTTATGGATGCATTATTCGGCAGTGGTGTGATGGATGAGACAGGATACACAGAATCTACTAATTCAGGATTACCTACTTGCACCTATAGTGGAGGAGTCATGGATGGTTGGCTTACAAAAGGCAATGCAGTACAGGTCACTATCCTTCACGTGCCAAGTGGTCAGGCAATTTATGATAAAGAGGTGTATGTACAATGA
- a CDS encoding pyridoxal phosphate-dependent aminotransferase, translating to MLPLSENIAAVPPSATMAMNNRSKEMIANGIDVISLAVGEPDFATPAHITQAAIDALHRGETHYAPSRGIPALTKAIAEKLNTENHIPTAQNRILCTSGAKDAIRITMTACLNPGDEVIILDPAWVSYDPCVTIARGKPVHHSLNENFQVDESLYEKITDKTKMIVVNTPSNPTGSILGRSSLRILADACIDHDLYCLSDEIYEKLIYGQEHVSMGSLPDMDERTITINGFSKAYAMTGWRLGYISAPENVIPYMDKVMQHSVGNVNTFAMWGGVAALTGDQTCVESMRKEFEQRKKYVIGRLAGMGLKTAPANGAFYAFINCGGDDGATANLWLDKAHVAATPGFAFGAPGWIRISYAASMERLEEALDRIENL from the coding sequence ATGTTGCCTCTTTCAGAAAACATCGCTGCAGTACCTCCGTCTGCGACGATGGCGATGAACAACCGTTCAAAAGAGATGATCGCGAACGGTATAGATGTCATCAGCCTCGCGGTCGGCGAGCCTGACTTCGCCACTCCTGCCCACATCACTCAGGCCGCAATAGACGCCTTACATCGGGGCGAGACTCATTATGCACCGTCCCGGGGAATCCCCGCTCTGACCAAAGCGATCGCTGAAAAACTCAATACAGAAAACCATATACCTACCGCGCAGAACCGGATCCTCTGTACAAGTGGTGCAAAAGATGCCATTCGGATCACTATGACGGCATGCCTGAATCCCGGCGACGAAGTCATCATCCTCGACCCGGCTTGGGTCTCCTATGATCCCTGTGTCACCATCGCCCGGGGAAAACCGGTCCACCACTCACTCAACGAAAACTTTCAGGTCGATGAATCCCTCTACGAAAAAATCACCGATAAGACCAAGATGATCGTCGTCAACACGCCGTCGAACCCCACCGGTTCGATCCTCGGCCGTTCATCGCTCAGGATCCTTGCGGATGCCTGTATCGACCACGACCTCTACTGTCTCTCGGACGAGATCTACGAAAAACTCATTTACGGACAGGAGCATGTGTCGATGGGGTCCCTGCCGGATATGGACGAACGCACGATCACCATCAACGGCTTTTCGAAAGCCTACGCGATGACCGGATGGAGACTTGGCTATATTTCTGCCCCGGAAAACGTTATCCCGTACATGGATAAAGTCATGCAGCACTCGGTTGGAAACGTCAATACCTTTGCCATGTGGGGGGGCGTCGCTGCTCTCACGGGTGACCAGACCTGTGTCGAGTCGATGCGAAAAGAGTTCGAGCAGAGGAAAAAATATGTCATCGGCAGACTTGCCGGCATGGGACTGAAAACTGCACCGGCAAACGGAGCATTCTACGCATTCATCAACTGCGGAGGAGACGACGGGGCGACAGCAAATCTTTGGCTGGACAAGGCTCATGTCGCAGCGACCCCGGGATTTGCTTTCGGAGCTCCGGGTTGGATCAGGATTTCCTACGCAGCATCCATGGAACGGCTGGAAGAAGCGCTCGACAGAATAGAAAATCTCTAA
- a CDS encoding alanine--glyoxylate aminotransferase family protein, whose amino-acid sequence MYNETLLMMPGPVPMPETVRNAMTKQAINHRSKEFGDCYADIVKSLKPIFGTKNDMLVLSGSGTAGQEAAIGSFAKGKKIVSLVNGKFGERLGLISKIYGETTMIESEWGHALDLEALKQELENGAEVVTLVHNETSAAILNPAEEVGKLARKYDALFILDAITSIAGDTVKADAWGADLTIVGSQKCLAAPAGLAAVSVSQRAWDRLSENRPFYLDLKKAKKSADGNPMETPATPAVPLFLAMREACRLIDEEGLENRIARHHRMSGAVRAAGEAWGLSLVPQVDALHKASNTVTGFFYPEGVEDAKIRGACKKMGIEFSGGQDRFKGKIFRIGNMGIIDTPEIIATVAAVQMCFKKAGYKLEGDGLSAAIDFLS is encoded by the coding sequence ATGTATAATGAAACTCTGCTCATGATGCCGGGTCCCGTTCCAATGCCTGAAACGGTCCGGAACGCAATGACGAAACAGGCGATCAACCACAGAAGTAAAGAATTCGGTGATTGCTACGCAGATATTGTCAAATCCTTAAAACCCATCTTCGGAACGAAAAATGACATGCTCGTTCTCTCCGGTTCCGGAACTGCTGGTCAGGAAGCAGCGATCGGCTCGTTTGCCAAAGGCAAAAAGATCGTGTCCCTCGTGAACGGAAAGTTTGGAGAACGCCTTGGTCTGATCTCCAAAATCTACGGCGAGACCACCATGATCGAATCCGAATGGGGACACGCGCTGGATCTCGAGGCCCTCAAACAGGAACTCGAAAACGGTGCCGAAGTCGTCACTCTCGTCCATAACGAGACGTCCGCCGCGATCCTGAACCCGGCCGAAGAAGTAGGTAAACTCGCACGAAAATACGATGCACTGTTCATCCTTGATGCGATAACCTCGATCGCCGGAGACACTGTTAAGGCTGATGCGTGGGGTGCGGATCTGACCATCGTCGGAAGCCAGAAATGTCTTGCAGCTCCTGCAGGACTTGCTGCGGTTTCCGTTTCACAAAGAGCCTGGGACAGACTCTCCGAGAACAGACCATTCTATCTCGACTTAAAGAAGGCAAAGAAATCCGCTGACGGCAACCCGATGGAAACCCCGGCCACACCAGCCGTCCCGCTGTTCCTTGCAATGCGTGAAGCATGCAGACTCATCGACGAGGAAGGACTCGAGAACAGGATCGCCCGTCACCACAGAATGTCCGGCGCAGTCCGCGCTGCCGGCGAGGCATGGGGGCTTTCACTCGTCCCCCAGGTCGACGCTCTGCACAAAGCATCGAACACCGTAACCGGATTCTTCTATCCCGAAGGCGTCGAAGATGCAAAAATCCGCGGAGCATGCAAAAAGATGGGTATTGAGTTTTCCGGCGGTCAGGACAGATTCAAAGGAAAGATCTTCAGGATCGGCAATATGGGTATCATCGATACACCCGAGATCATCGCGACTGTTGCCGCCGTCCAGATGTGCTTCAAAAAAGCCGGCTACAAACTCGAAGGCGACGGACTTTCCGCAGCCATCGATTTCTTATCCTAA